The nucleotide sequence TGTGTGGCGGCTGGCGGCCGGTTTGCAGACCGGCACTGTAAATGAAGCACAGCTTCATTCAATGGAAGATGCACTCTGTCGCAGCCAGGGACATTGTGCCGTAATGGGTACGGCTTCCACTATGGCCTGCATGGTGGAAAGTCTGGGGCTTTCCCTGCCGGGCAATGCCGCTATTCCCGCAGTGGATGCGCATCGTAAGGTACTGGCGCAACATTCGGGGAGCCGTATCGTGGAAATGGTACGTCAGCAACTATGCCTGTCCGATATCCTTACCCGGGAAGCATTTGAGAATGCCATCATGGCCAATGCAGCGATCGGCGGTTCTACCAATTTTGTGATCCACCTGCTCGCCATCGCGGGACGTATTGGCGTGCCGCTGACGCTTCAGGACTTTGACCGGCTTTCCCGGAATATTCCGCTACTTGTGAACCTGCAGCCTTCCGGCGCATTCTTTATGGAAGACTTTTATTATGCAGGCGGACTGCCGGTGGTATTAAAAGAGCTGGATGGTTTGCTGCACGGAGGTACGCTTACGGTTAATGGAAAAACCATCGGTGAAAATTATAAGACGGCTGAATGTTACGACCGCAATGTTATTGCCACAGCAACTGATCCGGTGAATACGGTTACCGGCCTGGCGGTTTTAAAAGGCAATATCTGCCCGGACGGAGCCGTGATCAAGCCTTCCGCCGCAAGTCCGCACCTGATGCAGCATACGGGTCCGGCGCTGGTCTTTGAATCGATCGATGATTATAAGAACCGCATCAATGATGACAAACTTGAAGTGGATGCCAATACCATACTGGTATTAAAGAACGTGGGACCAAAAGGCTATCCCGGGATGCCGGAAGTGGGCAATATGACCCTCCCTAAAAAAATACTGGAACAGGGCATTACCGACATGGTACGGATCTCCGATGGCCGCATGAGTGGTACGGGCTTCGGAACCGTAGTACTGCATGTATCGCCGGAGGCCGCAGCAGGCGGGAATTTCAGCGTGCTCCAAACCGGGGACCTGATCACCCTGGATGTTGAACAACGAACCCTCGAAGTACACCTGACAGAAGAAGAATTGCAGCAACGGAAAACCGCATGGCAGCCATTGCCGCCCCATGTTTCCAGGGGTTATGTGCAATTGTATACGCAACAGGTGCAGCAGGCGCATTTGGGTGCTGATCTTGATTTTCTGACCGGCAGCAGCGGCGCCGGGGTAAGCAAAGATTCTCATTAAACCGTGAAACAGAATTATGGAGTTTACAAATAAAACAGCTATTGTTACGGGAGCTGGTCAGGGTATCGGCTTTGAGCTGTGCCGTCAGCTGGCGGCCAGTGGGGCTAAGGTGATACTGAACGACCAGGATGAAACGCTCGCCCAAAAGGCCGCAGCAACCATCAATACGCAATACGCCGGTCAGGTACAGGCTGTAGCGGGCGATTGCAGCGATCCTGAAGTAATCCGCAACCTGGTGGATACAGCACTACAACAGTATGGAAGTCTGGATATCGTGATCGCCAATGCCGGGATCACCCTGTTTGGCGATTTCCTGGATTACGATCCCGGTGCCTTCTATAAAGTACTTCAGGTCAATCTGGGTGGTTCTTTTTTTCTTGCCCAGGCTGCTGCCCGTAAAATGAAGGAATCCGGTTCTGGCGGCTCGATCCTGTTTATGTCTTCTGTAACCGGGCACCTGGCGCATAAGGGGCTGGTAGCTTATGGCATGACCAAGGCTGCACTTGAAATGCTGGCGCGGAACCTGGTGATCGAACTTTCCTCCTATGGCATCAACATCAACTCGATCGCCCCCGGTGCCACGCTTACAGAGCGCACTATGGCCGATACCGATTATGCTTCCAAATGGCAGAAAATAACACCCGGCGGCAGACCGGCTACCGTGGAGGATATTGCACAGGCGGCATTGTTTCTTGTACATGAGAAAGCCCGGCATATCAATGGCCAGAATATCGTGATTGACGGCGGCTGGAGCTGTGTGGGCATCCAGCCGGAATAAACCGGTTATGCCGGCGGTCATTACCGCTGCTCATTTGATGATTTGATAATGGTTTGATAATAATCCGGAAACATATAATATAAACTTTTGCAGCGTCATTTTCATACACATACCCTGACGTTATACTATGCAAAAGTTCCTGCTGTTTACGATTCTCCTGATGGTTGCCTTTATTGCCCGGGCGCAGCAAAAGGTAGTGGTAACCGGTACCATTGTCGACGCCAATAATTTTTCCCTTCCCGGTGCCTCGGTAAAACTCCTGCCGGGCGGGCAGCACACTGTTACGGACGCCTACGGCAAATTTGAGTTTCTGAATGTTGCAGCGTTGGATAAGTTCCAGATCGAAGTCTCTTACCTGGGATACCATACTTTTAACAAGACCTATCCCGCGGGCAGCAAAGGAAATCTGGACGTAAAGATCACACTGAACGATACTGCCGGTACTATGAAGGAGGTGGTCATTATCGGAGACCGGCTGAGTGGTCAGGCCCGGGCCTTTAACCAGCAAAAGAACAAAGCGAATATCAGTAATATCATCTCCTCCGACCAGGTGGGCCGTTTTCCGGATGCCAACCTGGGTGACGCGCTGAAACGGGTGCCCGGGATCACCATTCAGAATGACCAGGGGGAAGCCCGGAACCTGATCATCCGCGGTCTGGCGCCCAATCTGAACTCAGTGACATTGAACGGTGACCGCATTCCTTCCGCGGAAGGCGATAACCGGAATGTGCAGATGGACCTGATCCCCTCAGATATGGTAGCAACTGTGGAAGTGAACAAGACACTGACACCGGATATGGATGCCGATGCCATCGGAGGCTCAGTGAACCTGATCACCCGCGCTTCTCCCAACGGGCAGCGGCTTTCTGCCACACTCGCCGGCGGATTGAACCCGATCCGGAACACCGGGAATTATACAGCGGGACTGGTGTACGGCAACCGTTTCTTCCATAATAAACTGGGAGCGGTGGCCAGTTTTTCCTATAACAACAACCAGTTCGGCTCCGATAATATTGAAGCTTCCTGGAAAAAGGCGGATGATCCCGGCAAGACGGTATATGTGGATGAACTGGGTATCCGTTATTATAACGAGCACCGCATCCGGCACAGCCTGGATCTGAACCTGGACTATACGTTCAATCCGGCCCATAAGATCATTGCAAGCGTAATGCACAACTGGCGTACCGACCGGGAGAACCGTTTTGCCCTGGTATATGAGAACGAACCGGAATACGATGACAACGACCAGATCACCGGGTGGAAGGGTAATATCATCCGCGAGGACAAAGGCGGTACAGGAACCGACCAGGTAAAGAACAAACGGCTTGAGCTGCAAAAAGTGACCAACTACGCCTTGAGGGGTGAACACCTGTTAAGTCCCAAATGGGATATGGACTGGTCCGTAAACTATGCAAGGGCCAGTGAACAAAAGGTTGACGAACGGTATATTGAATTTGAACAGGAGGATGTCACGTTCAGGACCGATTTTGCCAATACACGCCACCCGCTGATCACTCCTCAGAATGAAGACCTGTCGAGCTATTCGTTAAGCAACCTGTCTGAAGGTGATAGCTGGACCAGGGAGAACGAGCTGGGTGCGAAGATCAATTTCCGCACCCCGTTCTCGGTAATTGACGGACAGAAAGGCCGGCTCCGTTTTGGTGTAAGACTACGGAGGAAGGACAAGCTGCGCGAAAATAATTATTTTGAATACGAACCGGTAAATGACCTGGGAAGCCTGCCGGAACTGCCTGTGGTCTATTACGGTGGCAAAAATTTTCAACCCGGTTCACAATATGTTCCCGGCACTTTTGTCAATCCTTCCTATCTGGGCGGACTGGACCTGAACAACGGAGCGCTGTTTGAAAAAGAAGATAAACCCGATGAATACCTGGCTGAGAATTACACGGCCAAAGAAAATATTGTGGCGGGCTACCTGCGCTGGGATCAGCATTTCAGCGACAAACTCTCTGCTGTAATTGGTGTTCGTGTAGAAAACACGCACATCAACTACACCGGAAATTATGTAAAAGATGAAGAAGAGCTGCTGGGCTCCATCAGCAATACCAACGCTTATACCAATATCCTGCCGAGTATCTCATTCCGCTATGAACCGCAACAATACCTTGTTCTCAGAGCTGCATATACCACATCCCTGGCCCGTCCTAACTATTACAACCTGGTGCCTTATCTCAATGTGCTCTCTGAAGACGAAGAGCTCTATGCCGGTAATCCCGATCTGAAGGCGACCTATGCACACAACTTTGATCTTATGGCCGAAAGGTATTTCAGATCGGTGGGCATCCTGTCGGGCGGCTTGTTTTACAAAAGCCTGAAGAATTTCATCTATACGTTTACCAGACAGAATTATACCACTGAGAATTTTGCCGCAGATTTCCCGGGACAGGCCAATCCTGTTCCTGCCGGAGAGAACAACTGGAAATTTACGCAACAACGTAACGGCGAAAACGTCAACATCTATGGCTTTGAAGTGGCCCTGCAACGCCAGTTCGATTTTATACCCGGCAGCTTCTGGAAGGGACTGGGCATTTATCTTAACTATACGTTTACGGGCTCAACAGCCAGGGGCATTACCAATGAGGATGGCGAAGAACGCACAGATGTAAATTTGCCGGGCACTGCGCCGCATATGTTCAACAGCTCCCTTTCCTGGGAGAACAAACGTTTCTCGGCACGGGTGTCGCTCAACTATGCGGCCAGTTATATTGACGAGCTGGGCGGCAACGATTTTGAAGACCGGTATTACGACCGGCAGTTATTCCTGGATGCCAATGCCTCTTATAAATTTACCCGCAATTTCCGCCTGTTTGCCGAAGCGAATAACCTTACCAACCAGCCCCTGCGGTATTACCAGGGAATCGCTGTCCGCACCATGCAGGTGGAATATTACCGTCCGCGGTTTAACTTGGGGATCAAATTTGACTCATTCAGATAATTAACACTATGCATCAATCCTATCGTCTTCTGTTATTGCTGATCCTTTGCTCCTGTAAAAATCCGGCGGCAACCACCGCACCAGATGCGCTGAAACCCGCTGTGGTTACAGATTCTACCGATTTCGACACCGACGACCCCGCCATCTGGATCAACCCTGCCGATGCTTCCAAAAGCCTGGTGATCGGCACGGACAAGGAAACCGGCGGCGGATTGTTTGTCTTTGATCTTAATGGAAAGATCGTAAACAAATTCACCGGTATGAAACGCCCTAACAATGTGGACATTGCCTACGGTTTTTCTTATAATGGTCAGCTAATTGATATTGCCGTGGCAACAGAACGGGAGACCAATAAGATCCGTGTGTTCTCCCTGCCGGAGCTGAAACCGGTCGACAATGGCGGACTGGATGTTTTTACAGATACACCCGAGCGGTCTCCCATGGGGATCGCACTTTACACCCGCCCTTCCGATCATGCCATCTTTGCGATCGTTGGACGGAAGACCGGACCTGCAGATGGCTATCTTTACCAATATCGTTTAACAGACAGTGCCGGCCAGCTCAATGCCATGCTGGTACGTAAATTTGGTAAATACAGCGGCAAAAAAGAGATCGAGTCCATTGCTGTAGACAACGAGCCAGGTTATGTTTATTATAGTGATGAACAATACGGGGTACATAAATATTATGCTGATCCGGATAAAAAAGACAATACGGAGCTGGCGCTTTTCGGACAAAGCGATTTTAAAGAAGACATTGAAGGCATCTCTATTTATAAAAGCACCGACAGCACCGGCTACCTGCTGATATCCAATCAGCAGGCTAATACCTTTGTGGTATATAAACGGGAAGGAACAAACGGCCGGGTGCATGAGCATCATAAAATAGCAGAGATCCCGTTATCCACGATCGAAAGCGACGGCTCAGATGTGACCAGCATTAACCTGGGTGAGCGTTTCCCCAAAGGCCTGTTTGTAGCCATGAGTAACGGGAAGGTATTTCACTACTATGACTGGAGCGACATCGCCCGAAAAGGGGGACTGCAATAAGTTGCAATACGGCTGAAATCTTACCAGCCGGATGATCCGCTGATATATGCTGCAATTCGTTTTTATAAAAACAGTTATTTTTGTCTTTCTACTGTTTTTATGAAAAGCCGATTGAATATAGAAGAGCGGAGGCCGGTCTGGATCGCACTTTCTGAATTTTATCTGGATACGGAACCCGATGCAGCGGATTTTCACCGGCTTGCTGTGGTCCTGTTAAAGAGTCCTTACAGTTTTGCTGAGATCGGCATCATTAACAAATATGAAGTGTTTCCCGTTCTTCAAACCAATTTGCTGAACCCTGCGGGAGAATGGGCAGGTATCGATCCGGACCGGTTGGAAGTACAGATCCTGGAGTCGCTGGAAAAAAGAAACCGTGTACGCAAAATGGCGATCGAAAGTGCTTTTAAAGCATTTAAGTGGATGTGTGACGACTATTGGGAGCAACTGGAAGAAGCATACGGTAAAATAAAGAACGCCCCCGGCCGGTCTACTTAAAAGCAAGATTGCCCGCCTTGCGGTATTAAATCCAAAAGAATATGATACAGGTTGCCTTTGCAAATAATGTCAAAAAGATCCTTGAACCCGACGAACAGGTGATCGGACTGGCCATCGGCGGGTCCTGGCTAGAGTCCCAGATGGATGAATTTTCCGATCTGGATCTCATTCTTATAACCGCGGATAAGTTATCCGGGGATAAGGATAAAATGATGAGCTATGCCCGCCGACTGGGAGATCTGTTGTCGGGCTTTACAGGAGAGCATGTGGGTGAACCCCGCCTGCTGATCTGTCTTTATGACAACCCGTTGCTGCATGTGGATCTTAAATTTTTAACACTGGAAGAATTTAAAACCCGTGTGGAAACTCCCGTGATCCTGTTGGATAAAGGGAACCGGTTGCAGGTCATTCTTGAACAGACCAGCGCCGGGTATCCCTATCCCGATCACCAGTGGATCGAAGACCGCTTCTGGATCTGGATACATTATGCACTGCTTAAAATAGGCCGCGGCGAATATTTTGAAGCCTTTGACTTTTTGGGATTTCTGCGATTGGCGGTACTCGGCCCTTTATTGCAGATCAGGAACGGCCAGTTACCAAGAGGAGTAAGAAAAGTAGAAACGGCATTGCCTGCGGACGATTTCAACCGTTTGAAACAAACCTTACCCCTGTATGACCGGCAATCCCTGTTAACCGCCTTACATCATTGCGTAGCGTTGTATCGCGAACTGCGGGCTGCCGTTTTTAATACGGGGGTGCAGTTTCACCACGAAACCGAGACACGCGTCCTGCAATATTTTGAGGTCATCAGCAACAAAACATAATGGCGAAGCCGGCCGTCTACGCTTTATTTTCCACGCCGGTTTCGGCATAGGTTTTCAACTGGGTTCCGATAAGTGCTGTCCAGCCTTCCACAAAGTTTTCCCGGGCAAAGGCTTTTCCAGCGGGAAAGGTTTCCGTACCGGTATGTATGAGTCGTATATGTGTTCTATTGCCCTCGGCTTTCAGCTCATAGGTAACCAGAGAGATCCCTTCAGCGCCCTCGTACCGCCAGCTGTAAGCCAGTTTATGAGGCGCATCGGCTTCTGTGACCACGCAATGGTGCAAATAGGGTTCTCCCTCCTTTCCTTTCCCGGTGAATTCAAAGGCAAAGCCCACCCGGGGTTCAAAAGCCGGCACATCAAAAAACCACTGGCGCAATGCAGCCGCCTGTGTCAGCGCGTTCCATACCTGCTGTATGGGCGCATTGTAAGTTCGTTCAACAACGATTGGTTCGTGTAACATAAGATCAATTTTTATACGGTTAAACGTGATACATATAGATTCAGTTTGTCCAGGTTCTGTTTCAGTCCTTCATCCGCTTTGAAGGTTTTCACCGTCTGGATAAATACTTCAGAACTTTCAAAGAGCATGTGCCAGTCGATGACCGTCTGATCACCACGGCTTTCAAAAGTGATGGTCGCCAGAAACCGCGGACCGGAAACATGGTCATATACGATCTTTTTAAAAGGGACCACTTCTTTAAAGATGCTTTTGTTCTTATAATCTGTTCCGTCCGGACCATGCATAACCAGGTTCCACGCACCGCCGGGTTGCAGGTCCATTTTACTGATCGTATTGGTAAATCCTTCCGGCCCCCACCACTGCTTCAGGTGCTCCGGATCCGTCCACACTTCCCAAACCAGCTCCAAAGGAGCATTCAGCACACGGGTCAGCCGCAGTTCCCCGTCTGCGGTGTTATTTCCTTCGTTTTGCATTTTTTTTTGTTTTTTGTATAGTGGATAAATAATTTTCCAGTGCGTCCAGTTTATTTTCCCAGAACCGTTTGTATTGTTCCACCCAGGTATTGATCTCGCTCAGTGGTTCGAGCTTTGCTTCGCAATAGCGTTCCCTGCCCTGTTGTTTTATTTCGATCAGACCGCATTCCGCCAGTATCTTCACATGCAGGGATACCGCCTGTCGTGTCACCCGGAACTTTTCTGCGATGGTGTTTACATTCAGCGGCTGTTC is from Niabella beijingensis and encodes:
- a CDS encoding phytase: MHQSYRLLLLLILCSCKNPAATTAPDALKPAVVTDSTDFDTDDPAIWINPADASKSLVIGTDKETGGGLFVFDLNGKIVNKFTGMKRPNNVDIAYGFSYNGQLIDIAVATERETNKIRVFSLPELKPVDNGGLDVFTDTPERSPMGIALYTRPSDHAIFAIVGRKTGPADGYLYQYRLTDSAGQLNAMLVRKFGKYSGKKEIESIAVDNEPGYVYYSDEQYGVHKYYADPDKKDNTELALFGQSDFKEDIEGISIYKSTDSTGYLLISNQQANTFVVYKREGTNGRVHEHHKIAEIPLSTIESDGSDVTSINLGERFPKGLFVAMSNGKVFHYYDWSDIARKGGLQ
- a CDS encoding IlvD/Edd family dehydratase — protein: MKEEQLRSSNWFGRTGKDGFIYRAWMKNNGIPGHEFKKPVIGICNTWSELTPCNVHFRDLAEHVKRGVLEAGGFPVEFPVMSLGETLMKPTTMLFRNLASMDVEESIRANPLDGVVLLCGCDKTTPSLLMGACSVNLPTIIVSGGPMLTGKYKGNSIGTSDVWRLAAGLQTGTVNEAQLHSMEDALCRSQGHCAVMGTASTMACMVESLGLSLPGNAAIPAVDAHRKVLAQHSGSRIVEMVRQQLCLSDILTREAFENAIMANAAIGGSTNFVIHLLAIAGRIGVPLTLQDFDRLSRNIPLLVNLQPSGAFFMEDFYYAGGLPVVLKELDGLLHGGTLTVNGKTIGENYKTAECYDRNVIATATDPVNTVTGLAVLKGNICPDGAVIKPSAASPHLMQHTGPALVFESIDDYKNRINDDKLEVDANTILVLKNVGPKGYPGMPEVGNMTLPKKILEQGITDMVRISDGRMSGTGFGTVVLHVSPEAAAGGNFSVLQTGDLITLDVEQRTLEVHLTEEELQQRKTAWQPLPPHVSRGYVQLYTQQVQQAHLGADLDFLTGSSGAGVSKDSH
- a CDS encoding aminoglycoside 6-adenylyltransferase, with amino-acid sequence MIQVAFANNVKKILEPDEQVIGLAIGGSWLESQMDEFSDLDLILITADKLSGDKDKMMSYARRLGDLLSGFTGEHVGEPRLLICLYDNPLLHVDLKFLTLEEFKTRVETPVILLDKGNRLQVILEQTSAGYPYPDHQWIEDRFWIWIHYALLKIGRGEYFEAFDFLGFLRLAVLGPLLQIRNGQLPRGVRKVETALPADDFNRLKQTLPLYDRQSLLTALHHCVALYRELRAAVFNTGVQFHHETETRVLQYFEVISNKT
- a CDS encoding TonB-dependent receptor; amino-acid sequence: MQKFLLFTILLMVAFIARAQQKVVVTGTIVDANNFSLPGASVKLLPGGQHTVTDAYGKFEFLNVAALDKFQIEVSYLGYHTFNKTYPAGSKGNLDVKITLNDTAGTMKEVVIIGDRLSGQARAFNQQKNKANISNIISSDQVGRFPDANLGDALKRVPGITIQNDQGEARNLIIRGLAPNLNSVTLNGDRIPSAEGDNRNVQMDLIPSDMVATVEVNKTLTPDMDADAIGGSVNLITRASPNGQRLSATLAGGLNPIRNTGNYTAGLVYGNRFFHNKLGAVASFSYNNNQFGSDNIEASWKKADDPGKTVYVDELGIRYYNEHRIRHSLDLNLDYTFNPAHKIIASVMHNWRTDRENRFALVYENEPEYDDNDQITGWKGNIIREDKGGTGTDQVKNKRLELQKVTNYALRGEHLLSPKWDMDWSVNYARASEQKVDERYIEFEQEDVTFRTDFANTRHPLITPQNEDLSSYSLSNLSEGDSWTRENELGAKINFRTPFSVIDGQKGRLRFGVRLRRKDKLRENNYFEYEPVNDLGSLPELPVVYYGGKNFQPGSQYVPGTFVNPSYLGGLDLNNGALFEKEDKPDEYLAENYTAKENIVAGYLRWDQHFSDKLSAVIGVRVENTHINYTGNYVKDEEELLGSISNTNAYTNILPSISFRYEPQQYLVLRAAYTTSLARPNYYNLVPYLNVLSEDEELYAGNPDLKATYAHNFDLMAERYFRSVGILSGGLFYKSLKNFIYTFTRQNYTTENFAADFPGQANPVPAGENNWKFTQQRNGENVNIYGFEVALQRQFDFIPGSFWKGLGIYLNYTFTGSTARGITNEDGEERTDVNLPGTAPHMFNSSLSWENKRFSARVSLNYAASYIDELGGNDFEDRYYDRQLFLDANASYKFTRNFRLFAEANNLTNQPLRYYQGIAVRTMQVEYYRPRFNLGIKFDSFR
- a CDS encoding ArsR/SmtB family transcription factor, whose protein sequence is MEARRDVFQAIADPTRRAIIGLVAEQPLNVNTIAEKFRVTRQAVSLHVKILAECGLIEIKQQGRERYCEAKLEPLSEINTWVEQYKRFWENKLDALENYLSTIQKTKKNAKRRK
- a CDS encoding SRPBCC family protein, which translates into the protein MQNEGNNTADGELRLTRVLNAPLELVWEVWTDPEHLKQWWGPEGFTNTISKMDLQPGGAWNLVMHGPDGTDYKNKSIFKEVVPFKKIVYDHVSGPRFLATITFESRGDQTVIDWHMLFESSEVFIQTVKTFKADEGLKQNLDKLNLYVSRLTV
- a CDS encoding SRPBCC family protein; translation: MLHEPIVVERTYNAPIQQVWNALTQAAALRQWFFDVPAFEPRVGFAFEFTGKGKEGEPYLHHCVVTEADAPHKLAYSWRYEGAEGISLVTYELKAEGNRTHIRLIHTGTETFPAGKAFARENFVEGWTALIGTQLKTYAETGVENKA
- a CDS encoding DUF7079 family protein, whose translation is MKSRLNIEERRPVWIALSEFYLDTEPDAADFHRLAVVLLKSPYSFAEIGIINKYEVFPVLQTNLLNPAGEWAGIDPDRLEVQILESLEKRNRVRKMAIESAFKAFKWMCDDYWEQLEEAYGKIKNAPGRST
- a CDS encoding SDR family NAD(P)-dependent oxidoreductase, whose translation is MEFTNKTAIVTGAGQGIGFELCRQLAASGAKVILNDQDETLAQKAAATINTQYAGQVQAVAGDCSDPEVIRNLVDTALQQYGSLDIVIANAGITLFGDFLDYDPGAFYKVLQVNLGGSFFLAQAAARKMKESGSGGSILFMSSVTGHLAHKGLVAYGMTKAALEMLARNLVIELSSYGININSIAPGATLTERTMADTDYASKWQKITPGGRPATVEDIAQAALFLVHEKARHINGQNIVIDGGWSCVGIQPE